Proteins encoded in a region of the Pelmatolapia mariae isolate MD_Pm_ZW linkage group LG16_19, Pm_UMD_F_2, whole genome shotgun sequence genome:
- the slc40a1 gene encoding solute carrier family 40 member 1 produces MDNSGTKKTCMESTRDFFTSAKFLIYMGHALSTWGDRMWNFAVAVFLVELYGNSLLLTAVYGLVVAGSVLLLGAIIGDWVDKNPRLKVAQTSLLVQNSCVIACGVLLMLVFQFKDQLTELYNGWILTTCYILVITIANIANLASTAMSITIQRDWVVVVAGQDSSKLADMNATVRIIDQLTNILAPMLVGQIMAFGSHFVGCGFISGWNLCSMCVEYALLWKVYQKTPALAVKAGQKEQQQELKQLSPTKDLENGQSPEESSQPLMNETSIVAKSDSPKQRSCCYQMAEPVRTFKAGWVAYYNQNIFFAGMSLAFLYMTVLGFDCITTGYAYTQGLNGSVLSLLMGASAISGICGTVAFTWVRKKCGLIRTGFISGMAQLSCLILCVISVFAPGSPFDLSVSPFQDLYTHLIGEKTLPEAVHSLTGGNITMPTTAAPTQELPPMQSYMSVSLLFAGVIAARVGLWSFDLTVTQLIQENVIESERGVINGVQNSMNYLLDLLHFIMVILAPNPEAFGLLVIISVSFVAMGHMMYFRFAFRSLGNRLFLCCSPEQKVEAVDNPSLPTTV; encoded by the exons ATGGATAACTCTGGAACTAAAAAGACGTGCATGG AATCCACCCGAGACTTCTTCACCTCGGCCAAATTTCTCATCTACATGGGCCACGCTCTGTCAACATGG GGTGACCGGATGTGGAACTTCGCTGTGGCAGTTTTCCTGGTGGAGCTGTACGGGAACAGCCTGCTGCTCACTGCCGTGTATGGGCTGGTAGTGGCTGGCTCGGTGCTCCTGCTGGGGGCCATCATCGGGGACTGGGTGGACAAAAACCCCAGGCTTAAAG TGGCCCAGACTTCGCTGCTGGTCCAGAACAGTTGCGTCATCGCGTGCGGGGTCCTCCTCATGCTTGTTTTCCAGTTCAAAGACCAGCTCACGGAGCTCTACAATGGATGGATTCTG acAACCTGCTACATCCTGGTCATCACCATCGCAAACATTGCCAACCTTGCCAGCACGGCCATGTCCATTACCATCCAGAGAGACTGGGTGGTTGTTGTAGCAGGTCAGGACAGCAGCAAGTTGGCAG ATATGAATGCCACAGTGCGGATTATTGACCAGCTGACCAACATCCTGGCTCCCATGTTAGTGGGCCAGATTATGGCCTTTGGCTCTCATTTCGTTGGCTGTGGCTTCATCTCTGGCTGGAACCTGTGCTCCATGTGTGTGGAGTACGCACTGCTGTGGAAGGTCTACCAGAAAACGCCCGCACTGGCTGTGAAAGCTGGACagaaggagcagcagcaggagctcaaaCAGCTCAGCCCTACAAAAG ATTTGGAGAATGGCCAGAGTCCTGAGGAGTCGTCTCAGCCACTTATGAACGAAACCTCCATTGTTGCCAAGTCTGACTCTCCCAAACAGCGCAGCTGTTGCTACCAGATGGCTGAACCCGTGCGCACCTTCAAGGCCGGCTGGGTGGCCTACTACAACCAGAACATCTTCTTCGCCGGCATGTCCCTGGCCTTTCTTTACATGACGGTGCTGGGCTTTGACTGCATCACCACAGGCTACGCCTATACACAGGGCCTCAATGGCTCGGTGCTCAGTCTGCTGATGGGAGCCTCGGCCATCTCGGGCATCTGCGGCACCGTCGCCTTCACTTGGGTTCGCAAGAAGTGTGGCCTGATCCGCACTGGCTTCATCTCCGGCATGGCCCAGCTCTCCTGCCTCATACTGTGTGTCATCTCAGTCTTTGCTCCTGGAAGCCCCTTCGACCTCAGCGTCTCACCCTTCCAGGACCTCTACACCCATCTGATTGGAGAGAAGACCCTGCCTGAAGCTGTCCACAGTCTGACCGGTGGAAACATCACTATGCCTACTACTGCCGCACCAACCCAAGAGCTGCCACCTATGCAGTCCTACATGTCTGTTAGTCTGCTGTTTGCTGGCGTAATTGCTGCTAGAGTTG GTCTGTGGTCTTTTGACCTGACAGTGACCCAGCTCATCCAGGAGAATGTGATCGAGTCAGAGCGAGGTGTGATCAACGGCGTCCAGAATTCCATGAATTACCTCTTAGACCTTCTGCACTTCATCATGGTGATTCTGGCCCCAAACCCAGAGGCCTTTGGCCTTCTGGTCATCATCTCCGTCTCCTTTGTGGCCATGGGCCATATGATGTACTTTCGGTTTGCCTTCAGGAGCCTGGGCAACCGcctcttcctctgctgctcGCCGGAGCAGAAGGTGGAGGCGGTTGACAATCCTTCACTTCCTACCACCGTCTAA